The Fulvivirga maritima genome segment GCCACCACAACTAATGGAATATCCGGTAGATCCTGTAGGGGTAGATAGAATGATACCATCAGCCCAATATGAGTTTAAAAACTCACCATCAATATAGGTATGCACCACAATCATAGATGAGGTGTCTTTCTTTAGAATAGTGAAGTCATTAAGCGCAAAATTCAGGTCTCCAAATAGGTTGTCATCAGACTCTAATCGCAATAATGTTCTTTCGTCCAAATCTATGTTTCTTGAAAAAAGGGCATCAATGGCATTTCTAAAATCAGACTTAGCCGTAGTGGCCAAAAACCCCAATCTACCAGTATTAATACCCAGTATAGGCACATCTTTATCTCTAATATGAGTGAGTGCTTCCAGCAAAGTACCATCTCCTCCTAGGGTGAGCATGTAGTCCAATTCGCTCAGGTCTTCACCTAATTGATACACCTCTACTTTACCTGAATCAATATTATTATTTATAAGGTGTTCATTAAACTCTGAAGATACAACGATATCCGTTCTTCTCTTTTTTAATTCATCAAAAACTGATTGAATAACATCTTCAGTATCTCGAGTAAATTCCTTACCATGAATACCTATTCTCATCTAATCAAATGGATTTATCGTAACCGTAAATAACGTTTAAATATCAAGATACCTTAGAAGCATATCTAGCCTCTCTTTTTCATCATCCTGAACTTTAGTTTCTTGAAATCTGGCTATGATTTTATAACCAAATCGTTCTAGTGTAGCCACTATATGTGTTAAATCTAAACGGTTTAGTTTCAACGTAAGTTTTATTTTAGATGGATCTAGTTCATCCTCTTTAACACTACTGCTGAGTATTTTTGCATTATTCTCTTCAACCAGGCGGCTGATTTCTGACAAAGAATAATCTATTTGGCTAATAGAAAGGACTACTATTCCACCCGGAATTTGCACAGCGGCAGACTGCGCAAAGGAAGTTATGGTGTCTTGCACCGTAATTACCCCCTTATATTTATCTTGATCATCTAACACGCC includes the following:
- a CDS encoding NAD kinase, whose protein sequence is MRIGIHGKEFTRDTEDVIQSVFDELKKRRTDIVVSSEFNEHLINNNIDSGKVEVYQLGEDLSELDYMLTLGGDGTLLEALTHIRDKDVPILGINTGRLGFLATTAKSDFRNAIDALFSRNIDLDERTLLRLESDDNLFGDLNFALNDFTILKKDTSSMIVVHTYIDGEFLNSYWADGIILSTPTGSTGYSISCGGPVVLPHSDNFILTPVSPHNLTIRPIVVPDESELSFTIEGRSNNFLISLDSRFEVVDSSVRLTIKKESFTAKLVKLKDNSYFKTLRQKLNWGLDVRN
- a CDS encoding CBS domain-containing protein — translated: MLDKMIAEELVNHMIPPLKATDPAHKAILWMEELRCNQLPVVQDESFMGLITEDMILEANDVEANISSFNLMGVNCYVHDSSHFYEVIKIASDNNVQMVGVLDDQDKYKGVITVQDTITSFAQSAAVQIPGGIVVLSISQIDYSLSEISRLVEENNAKILSSSVKEDELDPSKIKLTLKLNRLDLTHIVATLERFGYKIIARFQETKVQDDEKERLDMLLRYLDI